One Microbacterium esteraromaticum genomic window carries:
- a CDS encoding DUF2469 family protein — MDEDAFDDYDRELELALFREYRDVVGQFQYVVETERRFYLANEVNVVRRDTEHDFYFEISMTDVWVWDIYRADRFVKAVRVLTFKDVNVEELQRREFELPEELSLDGK; from the coding sequence ATGGATGAGGATGCCTTCGACGACTACGACCGCGAACTCGAGCTCGCGCTGTTCCGCGAGTACCGCGACGTCGTCGGCCAGTTCCAGTACGTCGTCGAGACCGAGCGCCGCTTCTACCTCGCCAACGAGGTGAACGTGGTGCGTCGTGACACCGAGCACGACTTCTACTTCGAGATCTCGATGACCGACGTCTGGGTGTGGGACATCTACCGTGCTGACCGCTTCGTCAAAGCCGTGCGCGTGCTGACCTTCAAGGACGTCAACGTCGAGGAGCTGCAGCGCCGCGAGTTCGAGCTGCCCGAGGAGCTGTCGCTCGACGGCAAGTGA
- a CDS encoding YifB family Mg chelatase-like AAA ATPase: MSTARTWAVALTGVDGHMVEVEADLSSQTPGFQIIGLPDKALGEAAQRVRNACVNAGLDFPRRRLTVNLSPANLPKAGSGFDLSIAVATLATGGALRRDSVRSTVHIGELGLDGRLRPVPGVLPAVYAAARAGFTTVIVPHANAAEARLVPGIEVHAAVSLAEVALRHGADVELVDADPVEMPAVSAEPLEVLDLADVIGQDEAVDALVAAAAGGHHMMLSGPPGAGKTMLARRLPGILPALTESEALEVAAIRSLTGEAVTRLDALAPFEAPHHSASAAALVGGGSRAPRPGAIVRAHRGVLFLDETPEFQRTALDALRQPLESGRIEITRAGFAASFPARFQLVLAMNPCPCGSYGVRGGECTCPPMAIRRYAARLSGPLRDRVDIDLQVARVSASRATSGERSTLSTAAARERVALARATAAERWRGSPWRVNGEVPGERLRQGALRLPPAVRAPLDRALERGTVTLRAYDRVLRIAWTLSDLAGLSSPGADQLGRALFLKKGLLT; this comes from the coding sequence GTGAGCACCGCGCGAACGTGGGCGGTCGCCCTGACCGGCGTCGATGGGCACATGGTCGAGGTCGAGGCCGATCTGAGCAGCCAGACCCCTGGCTTCCAGATCATCGGCCTTCCGGACAAGGCGCTGGGCGAGGCGGCGCAGCGGGTGCGCAACGCCTGTGTGAACGCCGGGCTCGACTTCCCGCGTCGTCGGCTCACCGTCAACCTCTCGCCCGCGAACCTGCCCAAGGCGGGGAGTGGATTCGATCTGAGTATCGCTGTCGCGACGCTCGCCACAGGGGGAGCTCTCCGCAGGGACTCGGTGCGCTCCACGGTGCACATCGGCGAGCTCGGCCTCGACGGCAGGCTCAGGCCCGTCCCCGGTGTGCTGCCCGCCGTGTACGCGGCGGCCCGCGCCGGGTTCACGACGGTGATCGTGCCGCATGCCAATGCGGCCGAGGCCAGGCTCGTGCCCGGCATCGAGGTGCACGCCGCCGTGTCGCTCGCCGAGGTCGCCCTCCGGCACGGAGCCGACGTCGAGCTGGTCGACGCGGATCCGGTCGAGATGCCCGCGGTGTCCGCTGAGCCCCTCGAGGTGCTCGACCTCGCCGACGTGATCGGTCAGGACGAGGCGGTCGATGCACTCGTCGCCGCGGCGGCGGGCGGACACCACATGATGCTCAGCGGCCCTCCCGGCGCAGGTAAGACGATGCTCGCCCGGCGGCTTCCCGGCATCCTCCCCGCCCTGACCGAGAGCGAGGCGCTGGAGGTTGCGGCGATCCGCTCGCTGACGGGGGAGGCGGTCACCAGGCTCGATGCGCTGGCGCCGTTCGAGGCCCCGCATCACAGCGCATCTGCTGCCGCACTGGTGGGCGGAGGGTCCCGCGCTCCCCGTCCAGGGGCGATCGTGCGCGCTCACCGAGGAGTGCTCTTCCTCGACGAGACGCCCGAGTTCCAGCGCACCGCACTCGACGCCCTCCGCCAGCCGCTCGAGTCGGGACGCATTGAGATCACCCGCGCCGGGTTCGCCGCGAGTTTCCCGGCCCGGTTCCAGCTCGTCCTTGCCATGAACCCCTGTCCGTGCGGCAGCTACGGCGTGCGTGGAGGCGAGTGCACCTGCCCGCCGATGGCCATCCGCCGCTACGCAGCACGACTGTCGGGGCCGCTGCGAGACCGGGTCGACATCGACCTGCAGGTGGCGCGCGTGTCGGCGTCGCGAGCCACCTCCGGAGAGCGCTCGACGCTGTCGACGGCAGCTGCGCGCGAGCGTGTCGCGCTCGCCCGCGCGACGGCCGCCGAACGATGGCGCGGCAGCCCGTGGCGGGTGAACGGCGAGGTGCCGGGTGAGCGGCTGCGGCAGGGTGCGCTGCGCCTGCCGCCTGCTGTGCGCGCCCCGCTCGACCGGGCTCTCGAACGGGGCACCGTGACGCTGCGGGCCTACGACCGGGTGCTGCGGATCGCATGGACGCTGAGCGACCTCGCAGGGCTGTCGTCACCCGGGGCGGACCAGCTCGGGCGCGCCTTGTTCCTGAAGAAAGGGCTGCTGACATGA
- a CDS encoding YraN family protein, translating into MAAKDELGRVGEERAAQHLSACGYEILARNWRCAQGEIDIVAAMGDLLCVVEVKARRSAGFGHPFEAIDERKRRRLWRLAFAWAQAHPAQASDRRIRLDVIGLTGADAATAHLEHLEDLW; encoded by the coding sequence ATGGCAGCGAAAGACGAGTTGGGACGGGTGGGTGAAGAGCGCGCGGCGCAGCACCTGAGCGCCTGCGGCTACGAGATCCTTGCGCGCAACTGGAGGTGCGCACAGGGCGAGATCGACATCGTCGCGGCGATGGGCGACCTGCTCTGCGTCGTCGAGGTGAAGGCCCGACGCTCCGCGGGCTTCGGTCACCCGTTCGAGGCGATCGATGAGCGTAAGCGACGGCGGCTCTGGCGGCTGGCGTTCGCATGGGCGCAGGCACACCCCGCGCAGGCGAGCGACCGACGGATCCGCCTCGACGTGATCGGGCTGACGGGTGCGGATGCTGCGACTGCCCATCTCGAGCACCTCGAGGACCTGTGGTGA